From Apium graveolens cultivar Ventura chromosome 9, ASM990537v1, whole genome shotgun sequence, the proteins below share one genomic window:
- the LOC141684880 gene encoding uncharacterized protein LOC141684880: protein MGDKRIREVFNVEAGRRAYMAFIDHLRDQLKGNRLVGDRPVLPTSEEATISDDPRFEIVLQTNKPSEITLLLRRHDLYMEAYRNGSGTWLEFSTPNQVEHVIQGSEFLGFHGSYTASQGIEAAAGRGRDCIRLGRDDLRDAVNNLAASDDREERARSLIVIIQMTVESIRLDEVLFFSLDNYVEGRGGVPGPLLLELENSWGILSKCLGYEAHDEDINFFPMTYRDGITQRRFITRKQAIGALGMLSSAVKSINVHTRVPRSLNTFQEDFDSAVDVQTSGRPLADVYLLEINELTNEFLGRNMYGTITVTDRERTQSLYNRGRSDAEEAKKGKFIYITGPSEACISASDDFHIDVNIKDTDILSNDDAIGMGRFTWSPKNSDNVYDMGSLESREFSGNAGNKLKIHYMVYRDAVQAHFEIKLIDGDHEKRPDVYGYIAATPTSLGPSSHLVFNRDRGSAAAMRPQQLLPLIKPVLAVPLHSPLRIYCKLFDRDRNIFDTDDLIAFGEVTWLPQPPATFKHIIEGDYGSIEVKVVWKP from the coding sequence ATGGGTGATAAAAGAATTAGAGAGGTTTTTAATGTTGAAGCCGGAAGGAGAGCATACATGGCTTTCATTGACCACCTCCGCGATCAACTGAAAGGGAACCGGTTGGTGGGTGATCGTCCAGTGCTCCCTACCAGCGAAGAAGCAACTATAAGTGATGATCCACGGTTTGAAATCGTCCTACAAACTAACAAGCCCAGTGAAATTACTTTGTTGCTTAGGAGGCACGACCTCTACATGGAAGCCTATAGGAACGGTTCAGGAACCTGGTTGGAATTCTCAACTCCAAATCAGGTGGAACATGTTATCCAAGGTTCAGAGTTTCTCGGGTTTCATGGAAGCTATACTGCTTCCCAAGGAATAGAGGCTGCGGCTGGAAGGGGGCGGGATTGCATAAGACTAGGCAGAGATGATCTCCGTGATGCTGTAAACAATCTTGCTGCTTCTGATGACAGAGAGGAAAGAGCAAGATCACTTATCGTCATCATTCAGATGACTGTTGAATCTATAAGATTAGACGAAGTCCTGTTTTTTAGTCTTGACAATTATGTTGAGGGCCGAGGTGGTGTGCCTGGTCCTCTACTCTTAGAGCTGGAGAATAGTTGGGGGATTCTATCTAAGTGCTTGGGCTATGAGGCTCATGATGAAGATATCAATTTTTTTCCAATGACTTACAGAGACGGGATAACTCAACGACGGTTTATTACACGAAAGCAAGCAATTGGTGCACTTGGCATGCTGTCGTCTGCAGTCAAAAGCATTAATGTACATACACGAGTACCTCGAAGTTTAAATACATTCCAGGAAGACTTTGATTCTGCTGTAGATGTTCAGACTTCAGGGCGACCACTAGCTGACGTGTATCTACTAGAGATTAATGAATTGACAAATGAGTTCCTGGGGAGAAACATGTATGGCACAATCACCGTGACCGACAGAGAAAGAACTCAAAGCTTATACAACCGAGGAAGATCAGATGCCGAAGAAGCTAAGAAAGGGAAGTTCATTTACATAACCGGCCCTTCTGAAGCATGCATCTCGGCCTCGGATGACTTCCACATTGATGTGAATATCAAGGACACAGACATCCTTTCAAACGATGATGCAATCGGTATGGGAAGGTTCACTTGGAGTCCAAAAAACAGTGACAATGTCTATGACATGGGCTCTCTTGAATCCCGGGAATTTTCTGGAAATGCTGGCAATAAGTTAAAAATTCACTACATGGTATATCGTGATGCAGTGCAAGCTCATTTCGAGATAAAGCTGATAGATGGTGACCACGAAAAACGACCAGATGTTTACGGATATATAGCAGCTACTCCTACTTCACTTGGCCCGTCGAGTCATCTGGTTTTTAACAGGGACCGTGGCTCGGCAGCAGCTATGCGACCTCAGCAGCTCCTCCCTCTTATTAAACCAGTTCTAGCCGTGCCACTGCACTCTCCTCTCAGAATTTATTGTAAATTATTTGATAGGGATCGCAACATTTTTGACACGGACGACCTAATTGCGTTTGGCGAGGTAACTTGGCTTCCTCAACCCCCTGCTACATTTAAGCATATAATAGAAGGGGATTACGGCAGTATTGAAGTTAAAGTTGTCTGGAAACCTTGA